A portion of the Neorhodopirellula lusitana genome contains these proteins:
- a CDS encoding DUF1501 domain-containing protein: MINPEKLSLQGRRLLDRRGFLGTAGLSTAGLALTSMLSADGLLASDLGGGAGGHSEVGRAGHKAPIRPSIDPDRPYASRKPHFDMPAKQVLVIYLPGAVSHLDTFDYKPALWDLDGKKPPGLPAVTFEGPSGNIAKPFWDFKPRGETGKMVSDLVPHLAKQVDDFCFFHALKTDTSAHPQGENFMNTGFTMEGFPSFGSWVTYALGTENQELPSFVAINDPRGMARSGKNNFGNGFLPAAFQGTDFTAKNPPTNLNRPRGLSAHDDRATIDLLQRLNARHLSLYPGDANLAGRIASYELAGKMQTSVPDVMDLAGESAATLKAYGVEGGSELRGHYARNCILARRLIEKGVRVVQLFNGSDPAGGNGITNWDSHSDIKRTHAMQAEIMDQPTAALIADMRQRGLLDHTLVVWATEFGRMPFLQANGTGRDHNPGAFTCFLTGAGAKRGFSYGESDEFGFKAAVNETTVYDFNATLLHLMGLDHERLTFYHNGIERRLTNVHGTVVKDVVA; this comes from the coding sequence ATGATCAATCCTGAAAAACTCTCCCTTCAAGGTCGGCGTCTGCTGGACCGCCGCGGCTTTTTGGGCACTGCTGGTCTCTCGACAGCGGGACTTGCACTGACAAGTATGTTGAGTGCCGACGGTTTGCTGGCCAGCGATTTGGGTGGCGGCGCTGGCGGTCATAGTGAAGTCGGTCGAGCAGGGCACAAGGCTCCGATTCGTCCTAGCATTGATCCCGATCGTCCATACGCTTCGCGAAAGCCGCACTTTGACATGCCAGCGAAGCAAGTGCTGGTGATCTACCTGCCGGGTGCCGTCAGTCACCTGGACACATTTGATTACAAACCTGCTTTGTGGGACTTGGATGGCAAGAAGCCACCCGGGCTACCCGCGGTGACGTTCGAAGGACCGTCAGGAAACATTGCTAAGCCGTTTTGGGATTTCAAGCCACGCGGCGAAACCGGCAAGATGGTGTCCGACCTGGTGCCGCATCTGGCCAAACAGGTCGACGATTTCTGCTTCTTTCACGCATTGAAGACGGACACCAGTGCGCACCCGCAGGGTGAAAACTTCATGAACACCGGCTTCACGATGGAAGGCTTTCCATCGTTTGGTTCATGGGTGACTTATGCGTTGGGCACCGAGAACCAAGAGCTGCCTTCGTTTGTGGCGATCAATGATCCGCGCGGGATGGCGCGGAGTGGTAAGAACAATTTCGGCAATGGATTTCTACCCGCTGCGTTTCAGGGAACGGACTTCACGGCCAAGAATCCACCGACCAATCTGAATCGGCCTCGCGGTTTGAGTGCCCACGATGATCGCGCGACGATCGATCTGTTGCAGCGTCTTAACGCACGCCATTTATCACTCTATCCAGGCGATGCGAACTTGGCTGGGCGAATCGCCAGCTACGAACTGGCGGGCAAGATGCAGACGTCCGTTCCCGATGTGATGGACTTGGCCGGTGAATCCGCGGCAACACTGAAGGCTTATGGTGTCGAAGGCGGCAGTGAGTTGCGTGGGCACTACGCCAGAAACTGCATCCTGGCACGACGTTTGATTGAAAAGGGCGTTCGGGTCGTGCAGCTGTTCAACGGAAGTGACCCGGCCGGTGGCAACGGAATCACCAATTGGGATTCGCATTCCGACATCAAGCGAACTCACGCGATGCAGGCCGAGATCATGGATCAGCCCACGGCGGCGCTGATCGCAGATATGCGGCAACGCGGTTTGCTGGATCACACGTTGGTGGTGTGGGCAACGGAGTTCGGACGGATGCCGTTTTTGCAAGCCAACGGAACGGGCCGTGACCACAACCCAGGCGCGTTCACGTGTTTCCTGACCGGTGCCGGCGCGAAGCGTGGCTTTAGTTACGGGGAAAGTGATGAGTTTGGTTTCAAGGCCGCCGTCAACGAAACGACGGTCTATGATTTTAACGCGACATTGTTGCACTTGATGGGACTGGATCACGAGCGATTGACGTTT